In Phoenix dactylifera cultivar Barhee BC4 chromosome 11, palm_55x_up_171113_PBpolish2nd_filt_p, whole genome shotgun sequence, the following are encoded in one genomic region:
- the LOC120112510 gene encoding putative F-box/LRR-repeat protein At5g54820, whose protein sequence is MESEASITNKTESLSSVFGSSLEADSFMEVNSFMQSEPFSPLSSPSTESAKSFSSVTSPCDSLLCSPYIELDEKHFVNNNAMRMLNLYGRHIEANNLKRSGRDAFISHARWLQQNYQELKVARLRLCFSNPSEYTNDAMEWIRMATSRDVEELHIDFSIPDHDRRYPECFKSYAELPPDVYMLRDSLHTLRLSGCKFQPALFGKFSALRKLSIERVEFDRESLQVLVANCWHLEDLKLKMLGHLTNININDFRHRIKRVTIEECIPLMEANIVMPGLQYFRYSGIAVPIVIKDYYTIEEAELDFSQQFELGHHGGLISEILICLQNARVLTVCSYLTRVIGSENLYLPTIIIQLRHLILMKATLHKDESAGIIFLLANYPKLETLTINMGYQTQLAPRILSDEEYNFNTPFDAERFWEAQTSPITCLDMYLKKVNILNFRGHKNEVHFLKYLLKKSARLEELSITITSDMPDWENLQGSCISAAKRLQHCEKASPIVQIAIR, encoded by the exons ATGGAGTCAGAGGCTTCCATCACTAATAAGACGGAGTCTTTGAGTTCTGTCTTTGGTAGCAGCTTGGAGGCAGACTCATTCATGGAGGTGAACTCATTCATGCAGTCTGAACCCTTCAGTCCCCTGTCCAGCCCTTCCACCGAATCGGCCAAATCATTCAGCTCGGTAACGAGCCCTTGCGACTCCCTCCTTTGCTCTCCATATATCGAGCTCGACGAGAAACACTTCGTGAACAACAACGCGATGCGCATGCTCAACCTCTATGGACGCCATATAGAAGCAAATAACTTGAAGAGAAGCGGGAGGGATGCTTTCATCTCCCATGCTCGATGGCTCCAACAGAACTACCAGGAGCTAAAGGTCGCTCGCCTCCGTCTTTGCTTCTCGAACCCTTCGGAGTACACAAACGATGCCATGGAGTGGATTAGAATGGCCACCAGTAGGGATGTCGAAGAGCTCCATATCGATTTCTCTATCCCTGACCATGACCGGAGGTACCCCGAGTGCTTCAAAAGCTATGCTGAATTACCACCAGATGTCTATATGTTGCGTGATTCCCTTCATACGCTAAGGCTGTCAGGATGCAAATTTCAGCCTGCTTTGTTTGGCAAGTTTAGTGCACTGAGGAAGTTATCCATTGAAAGGGTTGAATTCGATCGAGAATCGCTTCAGGTCCTCGTAGCAAATTGTTGGCATCTGGAGGATCTTAAACTTAAGATGTTGGGCCATCTGACCAATATCAATATTAATGATTTTAGGCATCGAATCAAGAGAGTAACGATCGAAGAATGTATTCCATTGATGGAAGCCAACATTGTTATGCCAGGTCTCCAATATTTTAGGTACTCTGGAATCGCGGTGCCCATTGTCATCAAGGACTACTATACAATTGAGGAGGCAGAACTTGATTTTAGTCAGCAATTTGAACTCGGTCATCATGGCGGATTAATCTCGGAAATTCTCATATGCCTACAGAATGCAAGAGTACTCACAGTATGCAGTTACCTAACCCGG GTAATTGgttctgaaaatctttactTGCCAACAATCATAATACAACTACGACATCTGATACTAATGAAGGCAACATTACACAAAGATGAGTCAgcaggaatcatatttctacTAGCAAATTACCCAAAGCTGGAAACTTTAACAATTAACATGGGCTATCAGACACAACTTGCACCTAGAATCCTCAGC GATGAAGAATATAATTTTAATACTCCATTTGATGCCGAAAGGTTTTGGGAAGCACAGACCTCACCCATCACATGCCTTGATATGTATCTGAAGAAGGTCAATATCCTGAACTTCAGAGGGCATAAAAATGAAGTACACTTCCTTAAATATCTGCTGAAGAAATCGGCAAGATTGGAAGAGTTATCTATTACCATTACAAGTGATATGCCGGATTGGGAGAACTTGCAGGGGAGCTGTATATCTGCTGCTAAACGACTGCAACACTGTGAGAAAGCTTCACCAATAGTTCAGATAGCGATACGTTGA
- the LOC103713875 gene encoding uncharacterized protein LOC103713875 isoform X1 has product MGTLGLGFDLEMGVWEQVGPMIRRGNENNAPPWLRPLLKASFFIPCEVHGDSNKSECNMYCLDCMGRALCSYCLGNHRDHHVVQIRRSSYHNVIRVSEVSKFIDISCVQTYIINSAKIVFLNERPQPRPGKGVTNTCEICCRSLLDSFRFCSLGCKLGGMKRDPELTFALRPKPNRELLRGSESDESSTPRKLRKTQAFGRAIEVPANPSDDEAGNATGSISPGTPPIINYRTSRRKGIPHRAPF; this is encoded by the exons ATGGGAACTTTGGGGCTGGGTTTTGATCTGGAGATGGGGGTTTGGGAGCAGGTGGGTCCTATGATACGGCGGGGGAATGAGAACAATGCTCCGCCATGGCTGAGGCCTCTTCTGAAGGCGAGCTTCTTCATTCCGTGCGAGGTTCATGGCGATTCCAACAAGAGCGAATGCAATATGTACTGCTTGGATTGCATGGGGCGAGCTCTCTGTTCCTATTGCCTCGGCAACCACAGGGACCACCACGTTGTCCAG ATTCGGAGGTCTTCGTACCACAATGTGATCAGGGTGTCGGAGGTGTCGAAGTTTATCGACATCTCCTGCGTCCAGACCTACATTATAAACAGCGCCAAGATCGTCTTCCTAAACGAGAGGCCGCAGCCGAGGCCCGGGAAGGGGGTGACCAACACCTGCGAGATTTGCTGCCGGAGTCTCCTCGATTCCTTCCGGTTCTGCTCCCTTGGTTGCAAG cTTGGAGGCATGAAGAGAGACCCGGAGCTGACCTTCGCCCTGCGTCCCAAACCGAACCGGGAATTGCTCCGTGGATCAGAGTCGGACGAGTCATCGACACCCCGGAAGCTCCGAAAAACGCAGGCGTTCGGCCGAGCCATCGAAGTCCCGGCGAACCCATCGGATGACGAGGCCGGCAATGCCACCGGTAGCATTTCTCCGGGGACCCCTCCCATCATCAACTACCGGACTTCCAGAAGAAAGGGTATTCCCCACCGAGCTCCATTCTAA
- the LOC120103646 gene encoding galactan beta-1,4-galactosyltransferase GALS1-like: MKLEPRKDGVSGGGNGGAFPHLPLACFDMKVFIAPLIGLALLIAMWQLQPYESLFCSRLSSCPLPNSASPLSKSELSSSLSPSPVSPVSNSTPATPKSPVFVPPPDPNKRAFRAYGSAAALFVQMGAYRGGPATFAVVGLASKPTHVFGTPWFKCEWVSNNPSVTPVRAKAYKMLPDWGYGRVYTVVVVNCTFPSNPNADNAGGKLLLHAYYSATSRRYEKFVALEEAPGSYNQSHYQPPFQYEYLYCGSPLYGNLSASRMREWMAYHAYFFGPNSHFVFHDAGGAGPEVKAVLEPWVKAGRLTVQDIRAQAEYDGYYYNQFLVVNDCLHRYRHAANWTFFFDVDEYLYLPEGRTLASVLDKLSQYTQFTIVQNPMSSKLCVLDLNKDYSKEWGFEKLVFRNSITGVRRDRKYAIRARNAFATGVHMSENVIGKTTHNTKDMIRYYHYHSSINVLGEPCHEFMPMPAKGKVTWFEKIPYVYDDNMKRMAEVVKQFEKEAIGSI, translated from the exons atgaagTTGGAACCGAGGAAAGACGGAGTGAGTGGAGGAGGAAATGGAGGAGCTTTCCCGCACCTCCCGCTCGCCTGTTTTGATATGAAGGTATTCATAGCGCCCCTCATAGGCCTCGCCCTTCTCATAGCCATGTGGCAGCTCCAACCCTACGAATCCCTCTTCTGCTCTCGCCTCTCCTCTTGCCCTCTCCCCAACTCCgcttccccactctcaaaatcCGAGCTTTCCTCCTCGCTCtccccctcccctgtttcccctGTTTCCAATTCCACCCCTGCAACCCCAAAATCTCCCGTTTTCGTTCCTCCTCCCGACCCAAACAAGAGAGCTTTCCGGGCCTACGGCAGCGCCGCCGCGCTGTTCGTCCAGATGGGCGCCTATCGCGGCGGCCCCGCCACCTTCGCCGTCGTCGGCCTCGCCTCCAAGCCCACCCACGTCTTCGGCACCCCCTGGTTCAAATGCGAGTGGGTCTCCAACAACCCCTCCGTCACCCCCGTCCGCGCCAAGGCCTACAAGATGCTCCCCGACTGGGGCTACGGCCGCGTCTACACCGTCGTCGTCGTCAACTGCACCTTCCCCTCCAACCCCAACGCCGACAACGCCGGCGGCAAGCTTCTCCTCCACGCGTACTACTCCGCCACCTCTCGCCGCTATGAAAAGTTCGTAGCTTTGGAGGAAGCTCCAGGCTCCTACAACCAATCCCATTACCAGCCACCGTTCCAGTATGAGTATCTCTACTGTGGCTCCCCCTTGTATGGCAATTTGAGTGCTAGCAGGATGAGAGAATGGATGGCCTACCATGCTTACTTCTTTGGTCCCAATTCCCATTTTGTCTTCCACGACGCCGGGGGTGCAGGGCCGGAGGTGAAGGCAGTGCTCGAACCATGGGTGAAAGCTGGGCGATTGACGGTGCAGGACATCCGGGCGCAAGCAGAGTACGATGGCTACTACTACAACCAATTCTTGGTGGTGAATGATTGCTTGCACCGGTATCGGCACGCCGCCAATTGGACCTTCTTCTTCGATGTCGACGAGTACTTGTACCTGCCGGAGGGGCGGACGCTGGCGTCGGTGCTCGACAAGCTCTCGCAGTATACTCAATTCACCATCGTGCAGAATCCCATGTCGAGTAAGCTGTGTGTGCTGGATCTTAATAAGGACTACTCCAA GGAATGGGGGTTCGAGAAGCTGGTCTTTCGCAATTCGATCACCGGAGTGAGGCGAGACCGTAAATATGCCATTCGGGCAAGGAATGCATTTGCGACTGGCGTTCACATGTCGGAGAATGTCATCGGGAAGACCACCCACAACACAAAGGACATGATCAGATACTACCACTACCACAGTTCCATCAATGTGTTGGGAGAGCCATGCCATGAATTCATGCCTATGCCAGCCAAGGGCAAAGTAACATGGTTTGAGAAGATCCCGTATGTCTACGATGATAATATGAAGCGTATGGCTGAAGTTGTCAAGCAGTTTGAGAAGGAAGCAATTGGATCTATCTGA
- the LOC103713875 gene encoding uncharacterized protein LOC103713875 isoform X2: MVGPMIRRGNENNAPPWLRPLLKASFFIPCEVHGDSNKSECNMYCLDCMGRALCSYCLGNHRDHHVVQIRRSSYHNVIRVSEVSKFIDISCVQTYIINSAKIVFLNERPQPRPGKGVTNTCEICCRSLLDSFRFCSLGCKLGGMKRDPELTFALRPKPNRELLRGSESDESSTPRKLRKTQAFGRAIEVPANPSDDEAGNATGSISPGTPPIINYRTSRRKGIPHRAPF, translated from the exons ATG GTGGGTCCTATGATACGGCGGGGGAATGAGAACAATGCTCCGCCATGGCTGAGGCCTCTTCTGAAGGCGAGCTTCTTCATTCCGTGCGAGGTTCATGGCGATTCCAACAAGAGCGAATGCAATATGTACTGCTTGGATTGCATGGGGCGAGCTCTCTGTTCCTATTGCCTCGGCAACCACAGGGACCACCACGTTGTCCAG ATTCGGAGGTCTTCGTACCACAATGTGATCAGGGTGTCGGAGGTGTCGAAGTTTATCGACATCTCCTGCGTCCAGACCTACATTATAAACAGCGCCAAGATCGTCTTCCTAAACGAGAGGCCGCAGCCGAGGCCCGGGAAGGGGGTGACCAACACCTGCGAGATTTGCTGCCGGAGTCTCCTCGATTCCTTCCGGTTCTGCTCCCTTGGTTGCAAG cTTGGAGGCATGAAGAGAGACCCGGAGCTGACCTTCGCCCTGCGTCCCAAACCGAACCGGGAATTGCTCCGTGGATCAGAGTCGGACGAGTCATCGACACCCCGGAAGCTCCGAAAAACGCAGGCGTTCGGCCGAGCCATCGAAGTCCCGGCGAACCCATCGGATGACGAGGCCGGCAATGCCACCGGTAGCATTTCTCCGGGGACCCCTCCCATCATCAACTACCGGACTTCCAGAAGAAAGGGTATTCCCCACCGAGCTCCATTCTAA